One Gloeobacter morelensis MG652769 DNA window includes the following coding sequences:
- a CDS encoding DNA-3-methyladenine glycosylase produces MRVHHPYHENSVETLNVDFFNLSPLAVARRLIGCAVVRVLAGERLSGRIVEAEAYGGLRDPSCHLVRRDERIWALLSGPPGVLYLHRAYRHWLLNITCDALGEPACVLIRALEPTSGQERMRQLRRGARDLTNGPARLVEALAIDFAWEASPLPRAEFWLEAGEPVPEEQVLNTVRIGLTRGKDLPWRFAVRDNPWVSRSVEAVLSEAPLSPGL; encoded by the coding sequence ATGCGAGTACATCACCCTTACCACGAAAACAGCGTGGAAACACTGAATGTAGATTTTTTTAATCTTTCCCCTCTAGCGGTAGCACGGCGGTTGATCGGGTGCGCGGTAGTGCGCGTCCTGGCAGGCGAGCGCCTGAGCGGCCGGATCGTTGAGGCCGAAGCCTACGGCGGCCTGCGCGATCCTTCCTGTCATCTCGTGCGGCGCGACGAACGCATCTGGGCGCTGCTCTCGGGACCGCCCGGAGTGCTCTATCTGCACCGCGCCTACCGGCATTGGCTCCTCAACATCACCTGCGACGCGCTGGGCGAACCGGCCTGCGTGCTTATCCGCGCCCTGGAGCCCACCAGCGGCCAGGAGCGCATGCGGCAGTTGCGCCGGGGCGCGCGGGATCTGACCAACGGTCCGGCCCGCCTGGTGGAGGCCCTGGCGATTGATTTCGCCTGGGAGGCGAGCCCCCTGCCGCGAGCGGAATTCTGGCTGGAGGCGGGCGAGCCGGTGCCCGAGGAGCAGGTGCTCAACACGGTGCGCATCGGGCTCACCCGCGGCAAGGACTTGCCCTGGCGCTTCGCTGTGCGGGATAACCCCTGGGTGTCCCGGTCGGTGGAAGCGGTACTCTCTGAAGCACCGCTCTCTCCCGGTCTCTAG
- a CDS encoding efflux RND transporter periplasmic adaptor subunit — protein MSNPEHSPTENQGIRTTTSTVAGPEHVPPAASEKPTNSRSQWLGLALGLAVIGGGALMLHARSASEAKTEAPAAQAAKPQPVVTVTTAKAAYAPMARNLEVTGSISAWDPLAIGAEASGLRIDQVLVEEGDRIRRGQTLVVLNDDILRAQLSQAEARLASARVTVSQRRAALAKAQATANEARANLQRYQSLGKQGAISSQEVLARETLAQGAQADLDQAQLAITSAEASAQENQAQIAQLRAQLAQTRILAPDDGLVAKRDARLGEIVSSGKVLFTLVRDNRLELRAQVPEMDLPKVTAGQSVLVTSDADRQIAVTGRVRQITPQIDERTRLGVVRIDVPSVSGLRPGMFVRGQVRLGSQKALLVPAQAVLSGEDSSQVFVLVGEQARSRTVSAGARNGDSVEIKSGLKPGEQVIVAGAGYLKDGDYVRLPK, from the coding sequence ATGAGCAATCCAGAGCATTCACCCACAGAAAATCAAGGCATCCGGACGACCACCTCCACAGTGGCCGGTCCCGAGCACGTCCCGCCCGCAGCCTCCGAAAAGCCCACCAACTCCCGCAGCCAGTGGCTCGGCCTGGCGCTGGGTCTTGCGGTCATCGGCGGCGGCGCCTTGATGCTGCACGCCCGCTCCGCATCCGAAGCCAAGACCGAGGCTCCCGCCGCCCAGGCGGCCAAACCCCAGCCGGTGGTGACGGTGACCACCGCAAAGGCGGCCTACGCGCCGATGGCGCGCAATCTCGAAGTAACCGGTTCGATTTCCGCCTGGGATCCACTTGCGATTGGGGCGGAGGCGAGCGGTCTGCGCATCGACCAGGTGTTGGTCGAAGAAGGCGACCGGATCCGGCGCGGCCAGACGCTGGTGGTGCTCAACGACGACATCCTGCGCGCTCAGCTTTCGCAAGCTGAGGCGCGTCTGGCGAGCGCCCGGGTCACGGTTTCCCAGCGCCGCGCGGCCCTCGCCAAAGCCCAGGCGACCGCCAACGAGGCGCGCGCCAATCTCCAGCGCTACCAGAGCCTGGGCAAGCAGGGTGCGATTTCTTCTCAGGAGGTACTCGCCCGCGAGACGCTGGCCCAGGGTGCCCAGGCCGACCTCGATCAGGCCCAGCTGGCTATCACCTCCGCCGAGGCGAGCGCTCAAGAAAACCAGGCCCAGATTGCCCAGCTGCGCGCCCAACTGGCCCAGACGCGCATCCTGGCTCCGGACGACGGCCTGGTGGCCAAGCGCGACGCCCGTCTGGGCGAAATTGTCTCCTCCGGCAAAGTGCTTTTCACCCTCGTGCGCGACAACCGTCTGGAACTGCGCGCCCAGGTGCCCGAGATGGATTTACCCAAAGTCACCGCCGGGCAGAGTGTGCTGGTCACCTCCGACGCCGACCGGCAGATCGCCGTCACCGGCCGGGTGCGCCAGATCACCCCGCAAATCGATGAGCGCACCCGTCTGGGTGTGGTGCGCATCGACGTACCCTCGGTGAGCGGCCTGCGCCCCGGCATGTTCGTGCGCGGCCAGGTGCGCCTGGGGTCGCAAAAGGCGCTTTTGGTGCCCGCCCAGGCGGTCCTCAGCGGCGAAGATAGCTCCCAGGTCTTCGTGCTGGTGGGCGAGCAGGCCCGTAGCCGCACGGTCAGCGCCGGAGCGCGCAATGGCGACAGCGTCGAAATCAAAAGCGGCCTGAAGCCCGGCGAACAGGTGATCGTCGCCGGGGCCGGCTACCTCAAAGACGGCGATTACGTCCGCCTGCCCAAGTAG
- a CDS encoding DUF5996 family protein, protein MTVPVSSTATDAWPALPFAQWQDTYATLHLWTQIVGKIRLALSPRLNHWWQSTLYVTPRGLTTASIPYGTFTFEIAFDFLDHRLRIDTSDGIHRTIPLAPRSVADFYAELLETLKAMGIEVRIWTMPQEVAEPIPFEADRQHAAYDPQSARCFWRILVQADRVMNAFRSRFIGKSSPVHFFWGSFDLAVTRFSGRRAPQHPGGVPNMADWVTREAYSHEVSSCGFWPGNASVEAVFYTYAYPKPDGFEQYSVQPEAAFYSAQMGEFLLPYAAVRQADDPEGMLLAFLQSTYEAAADLAQWDRRELERLPVAQSAR, encoded by the coding sequence ATGACGGTTCCCGTTTCCAGTACTGCCACCGACGCCTGGCCGGCTTTGCCTTTTGCGCAGTGGCAGGACACTTACGCAACGCTGCATCTTTGGACCCAGATCGTGGGCAAGATCCGTCTGGCGCTCTCGCCCCGGCTCAATCACTGGTGGCAGTCCACCCTGTACGTCACGCCGCGGGGGTTGACTACCGCGTCGATTCCTTACGGGACGTTCACTTTTGAGATCGCTTTTGACTTTCTCGATCACCGTCTGCGCATCGACACCAGCGACGGTATCCACAGAACGATCCCGCTTGCCCCCCGCTCCGTGGCCGATTTTTATGCGGAGTTGCTGGAGACGCTCAAGGCCATGGGCATCGAAGTGCGCATCTGGACGATGCCCCAGGAGGTGGCCGAACCGATTCCCTTCGAGGCGGATCGCCAGCACGCAGCCTACGATCCGCAGTCCGCCCGGTGCTTCTGGCGCATTCTGGTGCAGGCCGATCGGGTCATGAACGCTTTTCGCTCGCGATTTATCGGCAAGTCCAGCCCTGTGCATTTTTTCTGGGGCAGCTTCGATCTGGCGGTGACCCGCTTCTCCGGACGCCGTGCCCCCCAGCACCCGGGCGGGGTGCCGAACATGGCCGATTGGGTCACCCGGGAGGCCTATTCGCACGAAGTGAGCAGCTGTGGCTTCTGGCCCGGCAACGCCTCGGTGGAGGCGGTGTTTTATACCTACGCCTACCCAAAGCCGGACGGGTTCGAGCAGTATTCGGTGCAACCGGAAGCCGCCTTTTACAGCGCCCAGATGGGCGAATTTCTCCTGCCCTACGCAGCGGTGCGCCAGGCGGACGACCCGGAAGGGATGCTTCTGGCTTTCTTGCAGAGCACCTACGAGGCTGCCGCCGATCTGGCCCAGTGGGATCGCCGCGAACTGGAGCGCCTGCCGGTGGCGCAATCAGCACGCTAG
- a CDS encoding SirB1 family protein, which translates to MERSSARQRFIQVLQQPEVQIDLAEAALYIALEAYPGLDVEEYLNALDTMAEEVRERIEGERYPLRMLQGINRYLYDDLGFRGNEEEYYDPRNSFLNEVLDRRTGIPITLALVYLEIARRVDFPMVGVSMPGHFLIRPDRSDMEIHIDAFHRGEILFREDCAERLERIYGRRLELHPAFFEAVGARRFLARMLTNLKFAYWMRSDWQAALGAVERLLAVFPNTPAEWRDRGILHYRLGHPAAARLDLENYLKSAPEAEDAARIRELLAELQKQER; encoded by the coding sequence ATGGAGCGATCGTCGGCGCGACAACGTTTTATCCAGGTGCTGCAGCAGCCCGAGGTGCAAATAGACCTGGCGGAAGCAGCGCTCTATATTGCCCTGGAAGCCTATCCCGGCCTCGACGTCGAGGAGTACCTCAACGCCCTCGATACGATGGCCGAGGAGGTGCGCGAGCGCATCGAGGGCGAGCGCTATCCGCTGCGCATGCTGCAGGGCATCAACCGCTATCTCTACGACGATCTGGGCTTTCGGGGCAACGAAGAAGAGTACTACGATCCGCGCAACAGCTTTCTCAACGAGGTGCTCGATCGCCGCACGGGGATTCCGATTACCCTGGCGCTGGTCTATCTGGAGATTGCCCGGCGGGTGGACTTTCCGATGGTGGGGGTCAGCATGCCGGGGCACTTTTTGATCCGTCCCGACCGCTCCGATATGGAGATCCACATCGATGCTTTTCATCGGGGTGAAATTCTCTTTCGCGAGGATTGTGCGGAGCGCCTGGAACGTATTTACGGCCGACGCTTAGAGTTGCATCCGGCTTTTTTCGAGGCGGTGGGCGCCCGGCGCTTTCTAGCCCGGATGCTCACGAACCTCAAATTTGCCTACTGGATGCGCTCCGACTGGCAGGCGGCCCTTGGCGCTGTCGAGCGGCTTCTGGCCGTTTTCCCGAACACGCCCGCCGAGTGGCGGGACCGGGGGATTTTGCACTACCGGCTCGGGCACCCCGCCGCGGCGCGCCTGGATCTCGAAAACTACCTCAAAAGCGCCCCCGAGGCCGAGGATGCCGCCCGCATTCGGGAACTGCTCGCCGAACTGCAAAAGCAGGAACGCTGA
- a CDS encoding Uma2 family endonuclease codes for MVDRPPSRLPTADELPDSDDTPVDNELQDLIPGLLKLLLSTIWADRQDWFWGTDMGFYFDPDDEPIVPDGLLALGVPRIKDENLRRSYVLWEEKVVPILTLEVVSRKRRNEYRQKKLDYAALGVRYYVIYNALRRVKESLEVYRLEQGEYVPMPGNPVWLAEIGLAIGCGRGVYQGIEREWLYWYDQAGERYLTPEERAVEARQQAAAAQQQAAAARQQALQEMSARQQAEAQLEALRRRLLSRGIDPDA; via the coding sequence ATGGTGGACCGACCGCCTTCCCGACTGCCCACCGCCGACGAGTTGCCCGATTCGGACGACACCCCCGTGGACAATGAACTTCAGGACCTGATTCCCGGTCTGCTGAAATTGCTCTTGTCGACGATTTGGGCCGATAGGCAGGATTGGTTTTGGGGAACGGACATGGGTTTTTACTTCGACCCCGACGACGAGCCGATCGTCCCCGATGGCCTACTGGCCCTGGGAGTACCACGGATCAAAGACGAGAACCTGCGCAGAAGCTATGTGCTCTGGGAAGAGAAGGTAGTCCCGATTTTGACCCTGGAAGTGGTTTCGCGCAAGCGGCGCAACGAATACCGCCAGAAGAAGCTGGACTACGCCGCCCTGGGAGTGCGCTACTACGTGATCTACAACGCTTTGCGGCGGGTCAAAGAAAGCCTCGAAGTCTACCGCCTGGAGCAAGGAGAATACGTTCCGATGCCTGGCAATCCGGTGTGGCTGGCCGAGATCGGTCTGGCCATCGGTTGCGGGCGGGGGGTGTACCAGGGCATCGAGCGCGAATGGTTGTACTGGTACGACCAGGCAGGTGAGCGTTATCTGACCCCGGAGGAGCGGGCCGTAGAGGCCCGGCAACAGGCTGCAGCGGCCCAGCAGCAGGCTGCAGCGGCCCGGCAACAGGCTCTCCAGGAAATGTCGGCCCGTCAACAAGCGGAGGCGCAGCTGGAGGCACTCCGGCGGCGTCTACTCAGCCGGGGGATCGATCCGGATGCTTGA
- a CDS encoding MarR family winged helix-turn-helix transcriptional regulator, with protein sequence MTLAETRQLPARILNDFERSHPQPLVLVLNLLRVGSLLDKEITDYLSRYDLTGPQVGVLRILSHYYEHGRDGMPLSEIGECLAVTKANMTGMVDRLERDGLVVRESDPADRRIKRVRLTPKAHELQGRIKPGLLQYLTELMAVLEASEKEQLLDSLGKLRRVLGDAAVSEPDGCDPGVVAQ encoded by the coding sequence ATGACACTGGCCGAAACCCGGCAGCTACCTGCCCGCATCCTCAACGATTTCGAGCGCTCCCATCCCCAGCCGCTTGTGCTGGTGCTCAATTTGCTGCGGGTCGGTTCGTTGCTCGACAAAGAGATCACCGATTATCTGAGCCGCTACGACCTGACCGGGCCGCAGGTGGGGGTGCTGAGGATCCTGAGTCATTACTACGAACATGGCCGCGACGGCATGCCGCTTTCGGAGATTGGCGAATGTCTGGCGGTGACCAAAGCCAATATGACCGGCATGGTCGACCGGCTGGAGCGCGACGGTCTGGTGGTGCGCGAGAGCGATCCGGCCGACCGGCGCATCAAGCGCGTGCGGCTCACCCCCAAGGCCCACGAACTGCAGGGGCGCATTAAGCCCGGTCTGTTGCAGTATTTAACCGAGCTGATGGCGGTGCTCGAAGCTTCTGAGAAGGAGCAACTGCTGGACAGCCTGGGCAAATTGCGCCGCGTGCTCGGAGATGCGGCTGTGAGTGAGCCGGACGGCTGCGATCCTGGGGTAGTGGCGCAATAG
- a CDS encoding MarC family protein: protein MMQSLLSYTIGTFLALLPIANPVGAIPVFYSLTAGDSTGYRLQQARMTAINVLWVLALFAIAGKVILSFFGISLAVLKVAGGLLVGHTAWEMVTARPRLTPPENEEAVDKEDISFTPMAVPMLSGPGAIGVVIGLAAKATDVFDYIGCLVGIALLSAVVYLSLVVGEPLIKALGKTGVGALNRVLGFLILAIAVQFIADGVLQLVRGSGPIE from the coding sequence ATGATGCAGAGTCTGCTCTCCTATACGATCGGAACGTTCCTGGCCCTATTGCCGATCGCCAACCCGGTGGGGGCGATACCGGTCTTCTACAGCCTGACGGCGGGCGACAGCACGGGCTATCGGCTGCAGCAAGCCCGCATGACGGCGATCAACGTGCTCTGGGTGCTGGCGCTCTTTGCGATCGCAGGTAAGGTGATCCTGTCGTTTTTTGGCATCTCCCTGGCGGTGCTCAAGGTGGCGGGGGGGTTGCTGGTCGGTCACACGGCCTGGGAGATGGTGACGGCCCGGCCCCGGCTCACCCCTCCGGAAAATGAGGAGGCCGTCGACAAGGAGGACATTTCTTTCACGCCGATGGCGGTGCCGATGCTGAGCGGGCCGGGGGCGATCGGGGTGGTGATTGGCCTGGCGGCGAAAGCGACGGACGTCTTTGACTACATCGGCTGTCTGGTGGGCATTGCGCTCTTGAGTGCCGTCGTCTATCTCAGCCTGGTGGTGGGCGAACCTCTGATCAAAGCGCTCGGCAAGACCGGTGTCGGTGCCCTCAACCGCGTGCTCGGCTTTTTGATTCTCGCCATCGCCGTGCAGTTTATCGCCGACGGCGTGCTGCAGCTCGTCCGCGGGTCGGGGCCGATCGAGTAG
- a CDS encoding efflux RND transporter permease subunit, with protein sequence MNWNISAWSIRNPVPTIVLFLVLTVAGIAAFFSLGIDENPNIDVPVVAVTVTQTGAAPQELETQVTRKVEDSVAGVGNVEHIISTVNDGVSNTTIRFVLGTNTDRAVNDVRDAVTKIRQQLPQGINEPIIQRIDFSGGPFISYTISADKRSAVELSWLVDNDIARSLLSVPGVSQVQRSGGVDREIRINLDPNRLQALGVTADQVNAQIRSLNIDLPGGRGEVGPSEQAIRTLGSAPTIERLRSTQIALPNGTFARLDTIGTVTDGPAEQRQLAFLNGKPAVSFSVIRSTGSNLVDVEKGVEKKVEALRKSLPGDIRIQMIRTTADFVHMSYDASVEALLLGAGLAVVVIWFFLRDWRSTLIAGLAMPLSAIPTFAVMKMAGFTLNNMSLLALALVVGILVDDAIVEIENIVRHIGMGKRPFQAALDAADEIGLAVVATTMTIVVVFVPVAFMGGIPGQFFRQFGWTVAAAVLFSLVVARMATPLMAAYLMKPLPHAEEKGWLVRIYDRVLGWALAHRVWTLVFAVAFFAGSVALIPLLPTSLIGAVDRGETVLSVDLPPGSSLQDTRRKVDQITRIVQARPEVTKIFASVGTPSTQGSYSAGEVNKASLYIVLKPREERSISQEQFEAQIREPLKQVAGVRITTAGTGVSGGKPMQIVLTGDDPVTLNRAADALTNQMRSQPGLIDVTSSAALLRPEILVRPDFARAADQGVSVQSIARTALIATLGDIDANLAKFNLSDRQINIRVQLDPAFRADLATVENLRVVGNNGLVPLKSVADISVGSGAAQIDRYDRARKVSIEANLAPGTELGTALRTVRKLSAFTNLPAGVKEQPAGDSEIQRDVFSGFMYAIAAAVLLIYAVLVLLFGGFLQPLTIMMSLPLSLGGAFIGLLFFGKSLGLYALIGIIMLMGLVTKNAILLVEYCLMAMQEGRPRLEALMSAGEARMRPILMTTIAMIAGMMPIALGIGAGSEVRSPMAVAVVGGLITSTLLTLVIIPVVFTYVDDLQNWLLGGFRRAPRELTEAYRTPSTPLPSQQQE encoded by the coding sequence ATGAACTGGAACATTTCTGCCTGGTCGATCCGCAACCCGGTGCCGACCATCGTGCTCTTTCTCGTGCTCACCGTGGCCGGGATCGCTGCATTTTTCTCGCTGGGTATCGACGAGAACCCGAATATCGACGTGCCGGTGGTGGCGGTGACCGTCACCCAGACCGGGGCGGCGCCGCAGGAACTGGAGACCCAGGTCACCCGCAAAGTCGAAGATTCGGTGGCGGGGGTGGGCAACGTCGAGCACATCATCTCGACGGTCAACGACGGGGTCTCTAACACGACCATCCGCTTTGTGCTGGGCACCAATACCGACCGGGCGGTCAACGACGTGCGCGACGCGGTCACCAAGATTCGCCAGCAACTGCCCCAGGGGATCAACGAGCCCATCATCCAGCGCATCGATTTTTCGGGCGGGCCGTTTATCTCCTATACGATTTCCGCCGACAAGCGCTCGGCGGTCGAATTGAGCTGGCTGGTCGACAACGACATCGCCCGCTCGCTGCTTTCGGTACCGGGCGTCTCCCAGGTGCAGCGCTCGGGCGGCGTGGACCGCGAAATCCGCATCAACCTCGACCCCAACCGCCTGCAGGCGCTGGGGGTGACCGCCGATCAGGTCAATGCCCAGATTCGTTCGCTCAATATCGATCTTCCGGGCGGCCGGGGCGAAGTCGGCCCCTCCGAGCAGGCTATCCGCACCCTCGGCAGTGCCCCCACCATCGAGCGTCTGCGCTCCACGCAAATTGCCCTCCCGAACGGTACCTTCGCCCGCCTCGACACGATCGGCACCGTCACCGACGGCCCGGCTGAGCAGCGGCAGCTGGCCTTCTTAAACGGCAAACCGGCGGTCTCCTTCTCGGTGATCCGCTCCACCGGCAGCAACCTGGTGGACGTCGAAAAAGGGGTCGAAAAGAAAGTCGAGGCGTTGCGCAAGTCCCTGCCGGGTGACATCCGCATTCAGATGATCCGCACCACCGCCGATTTTGTCCACATGTCCTACGACGCATCGGTCGAAGCGCTGCTGCTCGGGGCGGGCCTCGCGGTGGTGGTCATCTGGTTTTTCCTGCGCGACTGGCGCTCGACTTTGATCGCGGGCCTCGCCATGCCGCTGTCGGCCATCCCGACTTTCGCGGTGATGAAGATGGCGGGCTTCACGCTCAACAACATGTCGCTGTTGGCGCTGGCGCTGGTGGTGGGCATTCTCGTCGATGACGCCATCGTCGAAATCGAAAACATCGTCCGCCACATCGGCATGGGCAAGCGTCCCTTCCAGGCCGCCCTCGATGCGGCCGACGAAATCGGTCTGGCGGTGGTGGCCACCACCATGACGATTGTGGTCGTCTTTGTGCCGGTGGCCTTTATGGGCGGCATTCCGGGCCAGTTCTTCCGCCAGTTCGGCTGGACGGTGGCGGCGGCGGTGCTCTTCTCGCTGGTGGTGGCGCGCATGGCCACCCCGCTGATGGCCGCCTACCTGATGAAACCATTGCCCCACGCCGAAGAAAAAGGTTGGCTGGTGCGCATCTACGACCGGGTATTGGGCTGGGCGCTCGCCCACCGCGTCTGGACGCTGGTGTTCGCCGTCGCCTTTTTTGCCGGCAGCGTCGCCCTGATTCCGCTTTTGCCCACCTCGCTCATCGGAGCGGTCGATCGGGGGGAGACGGTGCTGAGTGTCGATTTGCCGCCGGGCTCCTCTTTGCAGGACACCCGCCGCAAGGTCGATCAGATTACCCGAATTGTCCAGGCCCGCCCCGAAGTTACCAAGATCTTTGCCTCGGTGGGCACCCCCAGCACCCAGGGCAGCTACAGCGCCGGGGAAGTCAACAAAGCGAGCCTTTACATCGTGCTCAAGCCGCGCGAGGAGCGTTCGATCAGCCAGGAACAATTCGAAGCGCAGATTCGTGAACCGCTCAAGCAGGTGGCCGGGGTGCGCATCACCACTGCGGGCACCGGTGTGAGCGGCGGCAAACCGATGCAGATTGTGCTCACCGGCGACGACCCGGTGACCCTCAACCGGGCCGCCGACGCCCTCACCAACCAGATGCGCTCCCAGCCGGGCCTCATCGACGTCACCTCCAGTGCGGCGCTACTGAGGCCCGAGATCCTGGTGCGGCCCGATTTTGCCCGCGCCGCCGATCAAGGCGTCTCGGTGCAGTCGATCGCCCGCACGGCCCTGATCGCCACCCTGGGCGACATCGACGCCAATCTGGCCAAGTTCAACCTCTCAGACCGCCAGATCAATATTCGCGTCCAGCTCGATCCGGCTTTTCGCGCCGATCTGGCTACGGTCGAGAACCTGCGGGTGGTGGGCAACAACGGCCTGGTGCCCCTCAAGTCGGTGGCGGATATCTCCGTGGGGAGCGGGGCTGCGCAAATCGACCGCTACGACCGCGCCCGCAAAGTCTCGATCGAGGCGAATCTCGCCCCCGGCACCGAACTGGGCACGGCGCTGAGGACCGTGCGCAAGCTGTCCGCCTTCACGAACTTGCCCGCAGGGGTCAAAGAGCAGCCGGCCGGCGACTCCGAGATCCAGCGCGATGTGTTTAGCGGCTTTATGTACGCGATTGCCGCCGCCGTGCTGCTCATTTACGCGGTGCTGGTGCTACTGTTTGGCGGCTTCCTCCAGCCGCTGACGATCATGATGTCGCTGCCTCTGTCGCTGGGTGGAGCGTTTATCGGGCTGTTGTTCTTCGGCAAGTCCCTGGGGCTCTACGCGCTGATCGGCATCATCATGCTGATGGGTCTGGTCACCAAGAATGCCATCTTGCTGGTCGAGTACTGCCTGATGGCTATGCAGGAGGGCCGCCCCCGCTTGGAGGCGCTGATGAGCGCCGGTGAAGCGCGCATGCGGCCCATCTTGATGACCACGATCGCCATGATCGCGGGCATGATGCCCATCGCCCTGGGCATCGGTGCGGGCTCCGAGGTGCGCTCCCCCATGGCCGTGGCCGTGGTCGGCGGTCTGATCACCTCGACGCTGCTCACGCTGGTGATTATCCCGGTGGTCTTCACCTACGTCGATGACCTGCAGAACTGGCTTTTGGGCGGCTTCCGCCGCGCCCCGCGCGAGCTTACGGAAGCCTACCGCACCCCCAGCACCCCGCTGCCCTCCCAGCAGCAAGAATAG
- a CDS encoding FG-GAP-like repeat-containing protein has protein sequence MVLGLACTLALTGGAAQAQVSFAAAVSVPVGQDPASVATGDLDGDGDIDVVSANFGSNTVSIAFNNANGRFAPAVSAPVGNSPLTVTVGDFDGDGDLDILCTTFEDEPIVVLLNNGNGTFVPGPRSSLGITYAFPYAASAGDLDGDGDLDLVVGVSYDAGGLQVLTNNGTGAFTLSDTPFFAYGAFPTAIVNGDFDGDGDRDIAAAISGQDRVLILRNNGGSDFGITARLASGDLPKDLLIGDLNNDGDLDLLLVRQSGLQVLRNSGSGTFSPGAAAATSGAEAGALADFDSDGDLDAALAKGQSDQAEVLLNTGTGIGTPQSFGVGDFPNDIAAADLNADGKPDLVVANNNSNTLSVLLNTTQLGTPAIRRFTPTAGAVGTEVTISGTGFNATTAVEFDGVTAGFAVLSDTRLQAVVPPGAQTGRIKVVTPTGSATSARSFRVLP, from the coding sequence GTGGTCCTGGGCCTAGCCTGCACTCTGGCTTTAACCGGCGGCGCGGCGCAGGCTCAGGTGAGCTTTGCTGCGGCGGTGTCAGTACCGGTGGGGCAAGATCCCGCCAGCGTCGCCACGGGCGATCTTGACGGCGACGGTGACATTGATGTGGTGAGCGCCAACTTTGGCAGCAACACCGTCTCGATCGCATTCAACAACGCCAATGGCCGCTTTGCCCCGGCGGTGTCCGCGCCGGTTGGCAACAGCCCGCTCACCGTCACCGTGGGCGATTTTGACGGCGACGGCGACCTCGACATCCTCTGCACCACCTTTGAAGACGAGCCGATTGTGGTGCTCCTGAACAACGGCAACGGTACCTTCGTGCCCGGCCCGCGCTCCTCCTTGGGTATTACCTACGCATTCCCCTATGCGGCGAGCGCGGGCGACCTCGACGGCGACGGCGACCTTGATCTGGTGGTGGGGGTCAGCTACGACGCGGGCGGTCTGCAGGTACTGACCAACAACGGTACCGGGGCGTTCACTCTGAGCGACACGCCGTTTTTTGCGTACGGAGCCTTCCCGACCGCGATCGTCAACGGCGACTTCGACGGCGACGGTGACCGCGACATCGCTGCGGCGATAAGCGGGCAGGACAGGGTACTCATTCTGCGCAACAACGGCGGTTCGGACTTCGGCATCACCGCTCGTCTGGCCTCTGGTGACTTACCAAAAGATCTGCTGATCGGGGATCTCAACAACGACGGCGACCTCGATCTGTTGCTTGTTCGTCAAAGCGGCCTGCAGGTGCTCAGAAATTCGGGCAGCGGCACTTTTAGCCCCGGTGCTGCGGCTGCGACCTCCGGCGCGGAAGCCGGGGCGCTTGCTGACTTCGACAGCGACGGCGACCTGGACGCGGCCCTGGCCAAAGGCCAGAGCGATCAAGCTGAAGTACTGCTCAACACCGGTACCGGCATCGGCACCCCCCAGAGCTTTGGCGTCGGTGATTTTCCAAACGATATTGCAGCGGCCGATCTAAACGCCGACGGCAAGCCGGATCTGGTGGTTGCCAACAACAACAGCAACACCCTCTCGGTACTGCTGAATACGACCCAGCTGGGCACACCCGCCATCCGCAGATTCACTCCCACTGCGGGAGCTGTGGGTACCGAGGTGACCATCTCGGGTACCGGCTTCAACGCCACCACGGCAGTCGAGTTCGATGGCGTAACGGCCGGTTTTGCGGTTCTCTCCGATACCCGCCTCCAGGCGGTGGTGCCGCCGGGAGCCCAGACCGGCCGGATCAAGGTGGTCACTCCCACCGGTTCGGCTACCAGCGCCCGCTCCTTCCGGGTGCTGCCTTGA